In Companilactobacillus allii, one genomic interval encodes:
- a CDS encoding glycoside hydrolase family 13 protein: MQEPWWKNAIGYQVYPRSFKDSNGDGIGDIKGIIEKLPYLKSLGIDFIWLNPIYKSPNVDNGYDISDYEGIQPEFGTMSDFDELLKQAHSNGIKIILDLVVNHTSDQHPWFIQSKKSKDNPYRDYYMWADATPDKMPNDWTSFSGNSTWTYDETTKQAFFHVFAPQQPDLNWRNPKMRKEIYKMIRWWLDLGIDGFRMDAISHIQKEPWDYDPKDDPWSAFMNVKGIDNYMSEMRDIFDQYNIMTVGEASGVTSKQAPDWTDPNKKGYVNMIFELEHNVRAGEPGKERIDVLGMKKVLSRWQKDQETSGWNALYFENHDNPRINTILGNETTKSATAIAMSYFFLKGTPFIYQGQELGMTNYPFTSIDQVDDDESKLRYNDLLKKGKDPIQVLNEITHWTRDHSRTPMQWTNDSKAGFTTGSPWMKVNPNTATINVAVEEDDKASVLNFYRRMIEFRKSELTFINGSYIPIFEDDKDVFAYIRKYGQKEFVIITNLSKNVRKMKLPDQLLDKNWNLKLSNNKISELKDELELAPFDGMVFEKE, from the coding sequence ATGCAAGAACCTTGGTGGAAAAACGCAATTGGTTATCAGGTATACCCTCGTAGTTTCAAAGATTCAAATGGTGATGGTATTGGTGATATTAAAGGAATTATTGAAAAATTACCTTATTTGAAAAGTTTGGGAATTGATTTCATTTGGTTAAATCCAATATATAAATCACCAAATGTCGATAATGGATATGATATTTCTGACTATGAAGGTATTCAACCAGAATTTGGAACGATGAGTGATTTTGATGAGTTATTGAAGCAAGCTCATAGTAATGGTATTAAAATAATCCTTGATTTGGTTGTTAATCACACTAGTGATCAGCATCCTTGGTTTATTCAAAGTAAGAAATCTAAGGATAACCCATATCGAGATTATTATATGTGGGCAGATGCTACACCAGATAAAATGCCTAATGATTGGACTAGTTTCTCAGGTAATTCTACTTGGACTTATGATGAAACTACGAAACAAGCCTTTTTCCATGTTTTTGCCCCACAACAGCCAGATTTGAACTGGCGAAATCCCAAGATGCGCAAGGAAATTTACAAAATGATTCGTTGGTGGCTGGATTTGGGGATTGATGGTTTTAGAATGGATGCTATTAGCCATATTCAAAAAGAACCTTGGGATTATGATCCAAAGGATGATCCTTGGTCAGCTTTTATGAATGTTAAAGGAATCGATAACTATATGTCTGAAATGCGTGATATTTTTGATCAATACAATATTATGACAGTTGGTGAAGCTAGTGGCGTAACTAGTAAGCAAGCACCTGATTGGACTGATCCTAATAAAAAAGGTTACGTGAATATGATATTTGAGCTGGAGCACAATGTTAGGGCTGGTGAACCAGGAAAAGAGCGTATTGATGTATTAGGGATGAAGAAAGTCTTATCACGTTGGCAAAAGGATCAAGAAACTAGTGGTTGGAATGCTTTGTATTTTGAGAATCATGATAATCCACGAATTAATACGATTCTTGGAAATGAGACTACAAAGTCAGCCACTGCGATTGCAATGTCTTACTTCTTCTTGAAAGGCACACCTTTTATTTATCAAGGACAAGAATTAGGGATGACCAATTATCCGTTCACATCAATTGATCAAGTAGATGATGATGAATCTAAGTTAAGATATAATGATCTTCTTAAAAAAGGTAAAGACCCGATTCAAGTGTTGAATGAAATAACCCATTGGACAAGAGATCACTCACGGACTCCTATGCAATGGACAAACGACTCTAAGGCAGGATTCACTACCGGAAGTCCATGGATGAAAGTTAATCCTAATACTGCTACTATCAATGTCGCAGTAGAAGAAGATGATAAGGCTTCAGTCTTGAATTTTTATAGGAGAATGATTGAGTTCAGGAAATCTGAGTTAACATTTATAAATGGGAGTTATATTCCTATATTTGAAGATGACAAAGATGTTTTTGCATATATTAGAAAATATGGTCAAAAAGAGTTTGTTATTATAACCAATTTAAGCAAGAATGTTAGAAAGATGAAGTTACCAGATCAACTTTTGGACAAAAACTGGAATCTCAAATTATCTAATAATAAAATTTCAGAGCTTAAAGATGAGCTTGAATTAGCACCATTTGATGGAATGGTGTTTGAAAAAGAGTAA
- a CDS encoding sugar ABC transporter permease, which yields MEAKAKNYKAKKRNTRFLVYAILTIMSIIWLFPIVWIVLTSFRSEGGAFVPYIMPKDFTLNNYKILLTDATGNFPFVRWFLNTFVVATFSCLLSTFITIAMAYALSRLRFKMRRPILKIALVLNMFPGFMSMIAVYYILKALDLTQSLVALVLIYSAGAALGFYVAKGFFDTIPMALDESAMIDGANKWQIFTKITLPLSKPIIVYTALMAFMGPWMDFIFAKIIMGDDVKDYTVAIGLYSMMSKTTANSLFMSFTAGCVLIAIPITLLFIYMQKYYVEGITSGSVK from the coding sequence ATGGAAGCGAAAGCAAAGAATTATAAAGCAAAAAAAAGAAATACTCGTTTCTTGGTTTATGCCATTCTAACGATTATGTCTATAATATGGCTATTTCCAATCGTTTGGATTGTACTTACAAGTTTTAGATCAGAAGGTGGGGCTTTTGTTCCATATATCATGCCTAAAGACTTTACCTTAAATAATTACAAGATATTATTAACTGACGCCACAGGAAACTTCCCATTTGTTCGTTGGTTCCTTAACACATTTGTTGTAGCAACATTTAGTTGTCTTCTTTCAACATTCATTACAATTGCTATGGCTTATGCATTATCAAGATTACGTTTCAAGATGAGAAGACCAATTTTAAAGATTGCTTTAGTTTTGAACATGTTCCCAGGTTTCATGAGCATGATTGCTGTTTACTATATTCTAAAGGCTTTAGACTTAACACAAAGTTTAGTAGCTTTAGTTCTAATATATTCAGCTGGTGCAGCACTTGGATTCTATGTTGCAAAAGGATTCTTTGATACTATTCCAATGGCTCTTGATGAATCAGCCATGATTGATGGTGCTAATAAATGGCAGATCTTTACAAAGATCACATTGCCTTTATCAAAGCCTATCATCGTTTATACAGCATTAATGGCATTTATGGGACCTTGGATGGACTTTATCTTCGCTAAGATCATCATGGGTGATGATGTTAAAGACTACACGGTTGCGATAGGGTTATATTCAATGATGTCCAAAACGACCGCTAACTCGCTATTTATGTCATTTACCGCCGGATGTGTGTTGATTGCTATACCTATTACATTGCTATTTATCTATATGCAAAAGTATTATGTAGAGGGTATCACTTCTGGTTCTGTTAAATAG
- a CDS encoding ABC transporter ATP-binding protein: MSIINLEHISKRYPGNKDYSVTDFNLDIKDGEFIVFVGPSGCGKSTTLRMIAGLEDITEGDFKIDGKVMNEVAPRDRDIAMVFQNYALYPHMSVYDNMAFGLNIRKHDKEDTKKRVEDAAKILGLTDFLERKPSALSGGQRQRVALGRAIVRDANLFLLDEPLSNLDAKLRVQMRTEIAQLHQRLGRNFIYVTHDQVEAMTMADRIVIMSDGKIQQVGTPKELYNEPINKFVAGFIGSPATNFFDVTLDGDKIVDGNDLVLTVPEGHLKELRAKGYDGKKLTFGIRPEDIHAEEIALQTFGDAKITAKVKVSELLGAESMLYSQVGHSEFIAKVNSRDHHEPGTDIEMALEMTKGHYFDNETGKTII; the protein is encoded by the coding sequence ATGTCAATTATAAATTTGGAACATATTTCTAAACGCTATCCTGGAAACAAAGATTACTCAGTTACTGATTTTAATTTGGATATTAAAGATGGTGAGTTTATTGTTTTCGTTGGTCCATCTGGATGTGGTAAATCAACAACTTTGAGGATGATTGCTGGATTGGAAGATATTACTGAAGGTGATTTCAAGATTGATGGTAAGGTCATGAATGAAGTTGCACCTAGAGATAGAGATATCGCGATGGTTTTCCAAAACTACGCTTTATATCCACATATGTCTGTTTACGATAATATGGCATTTGGTCTTAATATTCGTAAGCATGATAAAGAAGATACTAAAAAGAGAGTTGAAGATGCAGCCAAAATCTTGGGTCTAACAGATTTTCTAGAACGTAAGCCCAGTGCCTTGTCAGGTGGTCAAAGACAGCGTGTTGCCTTGGGACGTGCAATTGTGCGTGATGCCAACTTGTTCTTACTTGATGAACCACTATCAAACTTGGATGCTAAATTAAGAGTTCAAATGCGTACTGAAATTGCTCAATTGCATCAAAGATTAGGCCGTAATTTCATTTATGTTACCCATGATCAGGTTGAAGCTATGACTATGGCCGATAGAATCGTTATTATGAGTGACGGTAAAATACAACAAGTTGGAACACCAAAGGAACTATATAATGAACCAATTAATAAATTCGTTGCTGGATTCATTGGTTCACCTGCAACAAACTTCTTTGACGTTACATTAGATGGAGACAAGATTGTTGATGGTAATGATCTAGTTTTGACTGTTCCTGAAGGACATTTAAAAGAGTTGAGAGCTAAGGGATACGATGGTAAGAAACTTACATTTGGTATTCGTCCAGAAGATATTCATGCAGAAGAGATTGCACTTCAAACCTTTGGTGATGCAAAAATCACAGCAAAAGTAAAGGTTTCTGAATTACTTGGTGCTGAATCAATGCTCTATTCACAAGTTGGCCACTCAGAGTTTATTGCTAAAGTAAATTCTCGTGATCACCATGAACCTGGAACAGATATAGAAATGGCCCTTGAAATGACAAAGGGACACTACTTCGATAATGAAACTGGTAAAACAATTATTTAA
- a CDS encoding extracellular solute-binding protein: MKKKNWKKLLLGSLIVSMSLMTLAGCGSKSSSSSDSKATAGGTEMKGDIKVWIDTEHIAAIKSQVKKFEKANPKIHVTVKSGSSADAMKDVSKDPEKAADVFMMPHDQVGQMAEAGLLYPVGKKNTTTIKNENIQSAVDGVTYKDKVYGFPYGIESQVLYYNKSKLSADDVKSWDTLTSKGKLGTNFAEAGANYIFAPLFLSNGDQIYGSNGEDLKGTNINNEKGVQVLSWIAQQKQNKGVVQTNAAALSNLQSGKIDAFLSGPWSKGDVKKALGKNMAVAAYPTVNFGNGETQMKAFLGVKVYGVNQQTKSPVASLALAKYLSNEATQKVEFEKNGVVPTNTKAQALTEVQNDETAKSVLEMSDSNHTVVMPKLPEIISFWPPMDSLINDTYKGKIKSSQYQDKLNKFVKDTSKKSK; the protein is encoded by the coding sequence ATGAAAAAGAAGAATTGGAAAAAGTTACTTCTTGGAAGCTTGATCGTCAGCATGTCACTTATGACATTAGCTGGTTGTGGGAGCAAGAGTAGCAGTAGCAGTGACAGTAAGGCAACTGCCGGTGGTACAGAAATGAAAGGTGATATCAAAGTTTGGATCGATACTGAACATATCGCTGCTATCAAGAGTCAAGTTAAGAAGTTCGAGAAGGCTAATCCAAAGATTCACGTAACTGTTAAGTCTGGCTCATCAGCCGATGCTATGAAGGATGTTTCAAAGGATCCTGAAAAAGCAGCCGATGTCTTCATGATGCCACATGATCAAGTAGGTCAAATGGCTGAAGCTGGATTGCTATATCCAGTAGGTAAGAAGAACACAACAACTATTAAGAATGAAAACATTCAATCAGCTGTTGATGGTGTTACATATAAGGACAAAGTTTATGGATTCCCATATGGGATTGAATCACAAGTTCTTTACTATAATAAATCAAAACTTTCAGCAGATGATGTTAAGAGTTGGGATACATTAACTTCTAAGGGTAAGTTAGGTACCAACTTTGCTGAAGCAGGTGCAAACTACATTTTCGCTCCATTATTCTTGAGTAACGGGGACCAAATTTACGGCTCAAATGGTGAAGATCTAAAGGGAACAAACATCAACAATGAAAAAGGTGTTCAAGTTCTTTCATGGATCGCACAACAGAAACAAAATAAGGGTGTTGTACAAACAAATGCTGCTGCACTTTCTAACCTACAATCAGGTAAAATTGATGCCTTCTTATCAGGCCCATGGTCAAAGGGTGACGTTAAGAAAGCTCTAGGTAAGAACATGGCCGTTGCTGCATACCCAACAGTTAACTTCGGTAATGGTGAAACACAAATGAAGGCATTCTTGGGTGTTAAAGTTTATGGTGTTAACCAACAAACTAAATCACCAGTTGCTTCATTAGCACTTGCTAAATATCTAAGTAACGAAGCTACACAAAAGGTTGAATTTGAAAAGAACGGTGTTGTTCCAACAAACACAAAGGCTCAAGCATTAACAGAAGTACAAAATGATGAAACTGCTAAGTCAGTTCTAGAAATGTCAGATTCAAATCACACAGTCGTTATGCCTAAGTTACCAGAAATCATCTCATTCTGGCCACCAATGGATTCATTGATTAACGATACATACAAAGGTAAGATCAAGTCTTCACAATATCAAGACAAGTTGAATAAATTTGTTAAGGATACTTCAAAGAAATCTAAATAG
- a CDS encoding glycoside hydrolase family 13 protein, with product MNTAAIYHRPDSEYAFLYKKDLMHLRIRTARGDATLVNILHGDTYSMDKEKWNEKPVPMKLTLSTNLFDYWEFETKEPFNRMSYAFQVIGRDGTEILYGDQGAFPYNDESVHKGNNYFRMPYFHEADRFKAPDWVKKTVWYQVFPERFSNGDKSNDPENTLPWGSKAPDRQDFFGGDLQGIMDHLDHLVDMGINGIYFCPIFKAYSNHKYDTIDYLEIDPSFGDKKLFKKLVNECHKRGIKVMLDAVFNHMGDNSPQWQDVVKNGEKSKYADWFHINKFPVSYEEGNDFEDAHDITYDVFATTPHMPKINTANPDAKKYLLDVAKYWIEEFDIDAWRLDVANEIDHEFWKDFRRVCDSTKKDFYILGEVWHSSQSWLNGDEFSAVMNYAYTDLIKDFFIKKEMAIPKVVSEINNQLMLYRKQTNQIQFNVLDSHDTARLLTVANNDKDLEKQVLGFTYLQPGVPCVYYGDEYGMTGGDDPDCRKCMVWDQKDQDHKMYDFFKDLISFRKNNHQVMSEGSMDWNVSQTDKGILELTRNLDGKTITGIFNTGEKAQVVLVDGELLLSNLAENFGDNFTLQPKGFVILK from the coding sequence ATGAATACAGCAGCAATTTATCATCGTCCAGATAGTGAGTATGCATTCTTGTATAAAAAAGACTTGATGCACTTACGAATCAGAACCGCTAGAGGGGATGCTACTTTAGTCAACATTCTTCATGGTGATACATATTCAATGGACAAAGAAAAATGGAACGAGAAACCTGTTCCCATGAAATTAACTTTATCAACGAATTTATTTGATTATTGGGAATTTGAAACTAAAGAACCTTTTAATCGTATGTCTTACGCCTTTCAAGTGATTGGGCGTGATGGTACTGAGATACTTTATGGTGACCAAGGGGCATTTCCTTATAATGATGAATCAGTACATAAAGGAAACAATTACTTCAGAATGCCTTATTTCCATGAAGCAGATCGTTTCAAGGCTCCTGATTGGGTGAAAAAGACCGTTTGGTATCAGGTATTCCCTGAAAGATTTTCAAATGGTGATAAATCTAATGATCCTGAGAATACATTGCCTTGGGGATCAAAAGCCCCAGATAGACAAGACTTCTTTGGTGGAGATTTACAAGGAATTATGGACCATTTGGATCATTTAGTAGATATGGGGATCAACGGGATTTACTTCTGTCCGATATTTAAAGCTTATTCAAATCATAAATATGACACAATCGATTATTTAGAAATTGATCCAAGTTTTGGTGATAAGAAGTTATTTAAGAAATTAGTAAATGAATGCCATAAACGTGGAATAAAGGTAATGTTGGATGCTGTATTCAACCATATGGGTGATAATTCACCACAATGGCAAGATGTTGTTAAGAATGGTGAAAAATCAAAGTATGCTGATTGGTTCCATATTAATAAATTCCCAGTTTCTTATGAAGAAGGCAATGATTTTGAAGATGCCCACGACATAACTTATGACGTCTTCGCAACGACACCACATATGCCAAAAATTAATACAGCTAATCCAGACGCTAAAAAGTACTTGTTGGATGTAGCTAAATATTGGATTGAAGAATTTGATATTGATGCTTGGAGATTGGATGTAGCCAATGAGATCGATCATGAATTTTGGAAGGATTTTCGCCGAGTTTGTGATTCAACTAAGAAAGACTTTTATATATTAGGTGAAGTTTGGCACTCTTCACAAAGTTGGTTAAATGGTGATGAGTTCAGTGCTGTAATGAATTATGCCTATACTGATTTAATAAAGGACTTTTTCATTAAAAAAGAAATGGCTATTCCAAAGGTTGTCTCAGAAATTAATAATCAATTAATGTTGTATCGTAAACAAACTAATCAGATTCAATTTAACGTTTTGGATTCTCATGATACAGCTCGTTTATTGACAGTTGCAAATAATGATAAGGACTTGGAAAAACAAGTTCTAGGATTCACTTATTTACAGCCTGGTGTTCCATGCGTTTATTACGGTGATGAATACGGCATGACAGGTGGAGATGATCCAGATTGTCGTAAATGTATGGTTTGGGATCAAAAAGATCAAGATCATAAGATGTATGATTTCTTTAAAGATCTTATTTCATTCCGTAAAAATAATCATCAAGTAATGTCAGAAGGATCAATGGATTGGAACGTATCACAAACTGATAAAGGAATTTTGGAATTAACAAGAAATCTAGATGGTAAGACTATTACTGGTATTTTTAATACTGGAGAAAAGGCTCAAGTTGTTCTTGTTGATGGTGAATTATTATTAAGCAATTTGGCAGAGAACTTTGGTGATAATTTCACACTACAACCTAAAGGCTTCGTAATTTTGAAATAG
- a CDS encoding glycoside hydrolase family 13 protein yields MEKRHWWQEIVVYQVYPRSFKDSNGDGIGDLKGIISKLDYLQKLGIGAVWLSPVYKSPNDDNGYDIADYRAIMDEFGTMADMDDLIREANKRNIKIVMDLVVNHTSDENKWFIEAKKGKDNPYRDYYIWADPVNGGVPNDLESTFSGSAWQFDEASNQYYLHLFSKKQPDLNWQNKKVRQEVYDMMNYWIDKGIGGFRMDVIDLIGKIPEKKITGNGPQLHEFLQEMNKNTFGGKDLLTVGETWGATPEIAKLYSNPKRHELGMVFQFEHIGLDEQAGKSKWDLKALNVGDLKRVFSKWQNELDNDGWNSLFWNNHDLPRIVSRFGNDKKYRVESAKMLAILLHMLKGTPYIFQGEEIGMTNRTISDISEVSDIESRNMYNERIKDGYKKEDIIHSINVKGRDNARTPMQWSESINGGFTTGKPWIKVNPNYKEINVDDALADKDSIFYTYQKLIQLRKDNPIIVWGDFELLNTDNDIFAYKRLYKGESWLIVNNFSNVEHTLNLPNIKPGEVIIQNYNEEIKSLNDLKLKPWQSFVIKVVE; encoded by the coding sequence ATGGAAAAAAGACACTGGTGGCAAGAGATTGTCGTGTATCAAGTTTATCCACGTAGTTTTAAAGATTCAAATGGTGATGGTATCGGTGATTTAAAGGGAATTATTAGTAAGTTAGATTATTTACAAAAATTAGGTATCGGTGCTGTTTGGCTCTCTCCAGTATATAAGTCACCAAATGATGATAATGGATACGATATTGCTGATTATCGAGCAATAATGGATGAATTTGGAACTATGGCAGATATGGATGATCTTATTCGTGAAGCCAACAAGCGCAATATTAAAATAGTAATGGATTTGGTTGTAAATCATACATCAGATGAGAATAAATGGTTCATTGAAGCTAAGAAGGGTAAGGATAATCCTTATCGCGATTACTATATTTGGGCAGATCCAGTTAATGGTGGTGTTCCTAACGACTTGGAGTCGACATTTTCAGGTTCAGCATGGCAGTTTGATGAAGCAAGCAATCAATATTACTTACATCTATTCAGCAAGAAACAGCCAGATTTGAATTGGCAAAACAAAAAAGTTCGTCAAGAAGTTTATGACATGATGAATTATTGGATCGACAAGGGAATCGGCGGTTTCAGAATGGACGTTATTGACTTAATTGGTAAGATACCTGAGAAGAAGATCACTGGAAATGGACCACAGCTACATGAATTCCTTCAAGAGATGAATAAGAATACTTTTGGAGGCAAGGATTTATTGACGGTTGGTGAAACTTGGGGCGCAACTCCTGAAATCGCTAAATTGTATTCAAATCCAAAGCGCCATGAGTTAGGAATGGTCTTCCAATTTGAACATATTGGATTGGATGAGCAAGCTGGCAAATCAAAATGGGATTTAAAGGCACTGAATGTGGGAGATTTAAAGCGTGTCTTTTCTAAATGGCAAAATGAATTAGACAATGATGGTTGGAATTCATTATTTTGGAATAATCATGATTTGCCAAGAATTGTGTCTCGTTTTGGAAATGATAAGAAATATCGTGTTGAGAGCGCTAAAATGTTGGCAATTTTATTACATATGCTTAAAGGAACACCATATATCTTTCAAGGAGAAGAAATTGGAATGACCAATAGGACTATTTCCGATATCTCTGAAGTGTCCGATATTGAAAGTAGAAATATGTATAATGAGCGCATTAAAGATGGTTATAAAAAAGAAGATATTATCCATTCGATCAACGTCAAAGGGCGTGACAACGCTAGAACTCCGATGCAATGGAGTGAATCTATCAATGGTGGATTTACCACAGGTAAGCCTTGGATCAAAGTAAATCCAAATTATAAAGAAATTAACGTTGATGATGCATTAGCCGATAAAGATTCTATTTTTTATACATATCAAAAACTTATTCAGTTGAGAAAAGATAACCCTATTATTGTTTGGGGAGATTTTGAATTACTTAATACTGATAATGATATATTTGCATATAAACGTCTATATAAGGGTGAATCATGGTTAATCGTCAACAACTTTTCAAATGTTGAACATACATTGAATTTGCCTAATATCAAACCTGGTGAAGTTATTATTCAAAATTACAATGAAGAGATTAAATCTCTTAATGATTTGAAATTAAAACCATGGCAATCATTTGTCATTAAGGTGGTGGAATAG
- a CDS encoding carbohydrate ABC transporter permease has product MFKKSYGEQHITYRELFKKGDLATKLSFIIMGSANFANKQFVKGCIFLAVEVGFFAWFIQNGIHALGMLQTLGTKKQGLHYDANLGIDVLQKGDNSMLLLLFGIAAILLCVVMIVMYIVNLRSTRHIYEVKAAGEPVATFKQDMSSLLNERFHMTLMTIPLLGVLFFTILPLLYMISIAFTNYDHVHLPPKNLFTWVGFSNFGNVITGDMASTFFPVLSWTLIWAVFATVTCFFFGVILALLINTKGIKFKKMWRTIFVLTIAVPQFISLLVMHNLLNDAGPINALLKNWGVISTSIPFLTDPTLAKISIIVVNMWIGIPTTMLISTGIIQNLDQEQIEAAEMDGANKLQIFKSITFPQILFVMMPSLIQQFIGNINNFNVIFLLTGGGPSNSNYYGAGSTDLLVTWLYNLTVNTMDYNLASVIGILIFILSAVFSLWAYTHTNSYKEG; this is encoded by the coding sequence ATGTTTAAAAAAAGTTATGGAGAACAACATATAACATATAGAGAATTGTTCAAAAAAGGTGATCTCGCCACAAAGCTATCGTTTATCATCATGGGAAGCGCTAACTTTGCAAATAAACAATTCGTTAAAGGTTGTATCTTCTTAGCAGTTGAGGTTGGTTTCTTTGCATGGTTTATCCAAAATGGTATCCATGCTTTAGGAATGTTACAAACACTAGGAACAAAGAAACAAGGATTGCATTATGATGCCAACTTAGGTATTGATGTTTTACAAAAAGGTGACAACTCTATGTTGCTTCTTCTTTTCGGAATTGCTGCAATTTTACTATGTGTCGTTATGATTGTTATGTACATTGTCAATCTAAGAAGTACTAGACATATTTATGAAGTAAAGGCTGCTGGAGAACCAGTAGCTACATTCAAACAAGACATGAGTAGTCTATTGAATGAAAGATTCCACATGACACTTATGACTATTCCTTTATTGGGAGTATTGTTTTTCACGATTTTGCCATTACTGTACATGATATCAATTGCTTTTACTAATTATGATCACGTTCATTTACCACCTAAGAACCTTTTTACATGGGTCGGTTTTAGTAACTTTGGTAATGTTATTACCGGTGATATGGCTTCAACATTCTTCCCAGTTTTAAGTTGGACATTAATTTGGGCCGTATTTGCAACAGTTACATGTTTCTTCTTTGGAGTTATCTTAGCTTTATTGATCAACACAAAAGGTATCAAGTTCAAGAAGATGTGGAGAACAATATTTGTTTTAACAATTGCTGTTCCACAATTCATTTCATTACTTGTTATGCATAATTTATTGAACGATGCTGGTCCTATCAATGCATTGTTAAAGAATTGGGGCGTTATTTCAACGTCAATACCATTCTTAACAGATCCAACATTAGCAAAGATTTCAATTATTGTGGTTAATATGTGGATTGGTATTCCAACTACAATGTTAATTTCAACAGGTATTATTCAAAACTTGGATCAAGAACAAATTGAGGCAGCCGAGATGGATGGTGCCAACAAACTTCAAATTTTCAAGTCAATTACATTCCCACAGATTCTATTCGTTATGATGCCATCATTGATTCAACAATTTATCGGAAATATCAATAACTTCAATGTTATCTTCCTATTAACAGGTGGTGGACCTTCAAACTCGAATTACTACGGTGCCGGTTCTACCGATTTACTTGTTACATGGTTGTATAACTTAACGGTTAATACAATGGATTACAATTTAGCTTCAGTTATTGGTATTTTGATCTTCATTCTATCAGCAGTATTTAGTTTATGGGCATATACTCATACTAATTCTTATAAGGAGGGATAA